The Terriglobia bacterium genome includes a window with the following:
- a CDS encoding SGNH/GDSL hydrolase family protein: MMRIPAFLLLLFSFNVFAQQSQPSADRAGVRLEWWKESRANVYLNDFGELNRYREANQALPAEKPGENRVVFYGDSITDIWKIADSFPGKPYINRGISGQTTSQMLVRFRQDVIKLHPKVVVILAGTNDIAGNTGPISLEDIEGNMASMTELARAHDIAVVWSSVTPVNNYTPRSQDFFATRPPAEILELNRWLKQYCADNHLVYLDYFSAMVDKDGLLRRDLAEDGLHPNAAGFAIMAPLAEAAIQKALASH, from the coding sequence ATGATGAGAATCCCTGCATTCCTACTCCTGTTGTTTTCATTCAACGTGTTTGCGCAGCAATCCCAACCTTCGGCGGACCGCGCCGGAGTGCGCCTGGAATGGTGGAAGGAGTCCCGCGCGAATGTTTATCTGAACGATTTCGGCGAGTTGAATCGGTACCGTGAGGCGAATCAGGCGCTGCCGGCAGAGAAGCCTGGAGAAAACCGAGTCGTGTTTTACGGTGACTCGATCACGGACATCTGGAAGATCGCCGACTCGTTTCCCGGCAAGCCATACATCAATCGAGGCATCAGCGGGCAGACGACCTCGCAGATGCTCGTGCGCTTCCGCCAGGACGTGATCAAACTGCATCCGAAAGTCGTCGTCATACTGGCTGGCACCAACGACATTGCCGGCAACACAGGCCCGATCTCGCTGGAAGATATCGAGGGCAACATGGCCTCGATGACGGAATTGGCGCGAGCCCATGACATCGCCGTGGTGTGGTCGTCGGTCACGCCGGTTAACAATTACACGCCGCGCTCGCAGGACTTCTTCGCGACACGGCCACCGGCTGAGATCCTCGAGCTGAATCGTTGGCTGAAGCAGTATTGCGCGGACAACCACCTCGTTTACCTCGACTACTTTTCCGCGATGGTCGACAAAGATGGCTTGCTGCGGCGCGATCTCGCCGAAGATGGATTGCATCCGAACGCTGCGGGATTCGCGATCATGGCTCCGCTGGCGGAGGCCGCCATCCAGAAGGCGCTTGCGTCGCACTAA
- a CDS encoding pirin family protein has translation MIQVRRSSERGHFDHGWLNTFHTFSFGDYYDPANMGFRALRVINEDWVKPGMGFGMHGHRDMEIITYVLEGELAHRDSMGNGSSIQPGEVQRMSAGTGVRHSEFNHSKKDWVHLLQIWLLPEQEGLKPSYEQKTFPDTEKRGKFRLIASPDAREGSVKIHQDANVYASVLEPGDTPRHIFAPGRYGWLQVARGSVVLNGETLKPGDGAAIAEEGAFQLTNANGEKSEVILFDLA, from the coding sequence ATGATCCAGGTCCGGCGTTCCAGTGAACGTGGCCATTTCGACCACGGCTGGCTCAACACTTTTCATACATTTTCATTCGGCGATTACTACGATCCGGCCAACATGGGCTTCCGAGCCTTGCGCGTGATAAACGAAGACTGGGTGAAGCCCGGCATGGGCTTCGGCATGCACGGCCATCGCGACATGGAGATCATCACCTACGTTCTCGAGGGCGAACTGGCGCACCGCGACAGCATGGGCAATGGGTCGAGTATTCAGCCCGGAGAGGTTCAGCGTATGAGCGCTGGAACCGGCGTCCGCCACAGCGAGTTCAACCACTCGAAGAAGGACTGGGTGCACCTGTTACAGATATGGCTGCTGCCCGAGCAGGAAGGGCTCAAGCCGAGCTACGAGCAGAAGACTTTTCCGGATACGGAGAAGCGCGGCAAGTTCCGCCTCATCGCTTCGCCCGACGCACGCGAGGGTTCCGTGAAGATCCACCAGGACGCCAATGTGTATGCGTCCGTGCTCGAGCCCGGTGACACTCCTCGGCACATCTTCGCGCCCGGCCGCTACGGCTGGCTGCAGGTAGCGCGCGGAAGCGTCGTCCTGAATGGCGAAACCCTGAAACCGGGCGACGGCGCCGCCATCGCTGAGGAAGGTGCCTTCCAGCTAACAAATGCGAACGGCGAGAAGTCGGAAGTAATCCTGTTTGATCTGGCCTGA